The genomic DNA CGCTCTGCCGGCGCTTCGTGGCGGCGCCTTCGCCGCATGCGACGATCGACGAATGGGCGGATGCCGCGGGCATGAGCCGGCGCTCGTTCACCCGCGCCTTTCAGCGTCAAACCGGGCTGTCGCTGTCGACATGGCGCCAGCAGGCCTGCCTGTTCGCGGCGTTGCCGAGGCTTGCCGACGACGAGCCGATCACCAGAGTGGCGCTTGACCTCGGCTATGACAGCGTGCCGGCCTTCATCACCATGTTCAAGCGCATGCTGGGCGCCTCGCCGCGCGGCTATATGCGCGGCGCGCGCGAGGCGGGCGAGGGGGCAAAGCGGTTAAGCGGCCCGGTCCGTGCCGAAACCGCGGTGGCTTAATCGAACAGGCTCGAGACCGATTCCTCGGTCGCCGTGCGCGAGATCGCCTCGCCCATCAGGTCGGCGATCGAGATGACGCGGATGTTGGGCGCGTCGAGCACGGCCTGGCTCGGCTGGATGGAATCGGTGATCACCAGTTCCTGCAGCTTCGAACCGGCGATGCGGGCAACCGCGCCGCCCGAGAGCACGCCATGGGTGATGTAGGCGGTGACGCTGGTCGCGCCGTTGGCGAGCAGCGCGTCGGCGGCATTGCAGAGCGTGCCGCCGGAATCGACGATGTCGTCGATCAGCAGGCAATCCTTGCCGGCGACGGCGCCGATGATGTTCATGACCTCGGATTCGCCGGGGCGCTCGCGGCGCTTGTCGACGATGGCGAGCTGCGCGTCGAAGCGTTTTGCCAGCGCGCGGGCCCGCACCACGCCGCCGATGTCTGGCGACACCACCACGACGTTGCCGAGCTGCTTGTATTTCGCCTTCACGTCGCGGGCCATCACCGGCACCGAGAACAGATTGTCGGTCGGAATATCGAAGAAGCCCTGGATCTGGCCGGCATGAAGGTCGAGCGTCAACACGCGGTCGGCGCCGGCGCGGGTGATCATGTTGGCGACGAGCTTGGCCGAGATCGGCGTGCGGCCGGAGGCGCGGCGGTCCTGCCTGGCATAGCCGAAATAAGGGATGACCGCCGTGATTCGCCTTGCGGAGGAGCGCATGAAGGCGTCCATCATGATGAGCAGTTCCATCAGATGGTCGTTAGTCGGGAAAGACGTGGACTGCAGGATGAAGACATCCTCGCCGCGCACGTTTTCCTGGATCTCGACGAAGATCTCCTGATCGGCGAAGCGCCGGACGCTGGCCTTACCCAGCGGGATGTTGAGATAGCGAGCGACCGCTTCGGCCAGCACCCTATTGGAATTGCCCGCGAAAAGCTTCATGCACCGTTCCTGGTGAAGGATGGAGAGACCAAACAGACTCTCATGAGCCTTTTATGCGGGCTTTTAGCGGCCCGCGCCGGTATTGCAAGCCTCGTGATCGGGAATCCTTCGACAAGGCGCAACAAAGGCTGTCGGCATCGCAAGCCGGCAACACAATAGGGCGCCCTAGCCGGCGCCACCGCTGCCCAGCCAGGCGGTGAACTGGTCGATCGTCTGGTCGGCGATCGCCTGCA from Mesorhizobium sp. M1E.F.Ca.ET.045.02.1.1 includes the following:
- a CDS encoding ribose-phosphate pyrophosphokinase is translated as MKLFAGNSNRVLAEAVARYLNIPLGKASVRRFADQEIFVEIQENVRGEDVFILQSTSFPTNDHLMELLIMMDAFMRSSARRITAVIPYFGYARQDRRASGRTPISAKLVANMITRAGADRVLTLDLHAGQIQGFFDIPTDNLFSVPVMARDVKAKYKQLGNVVVVSPDIGGVVRARALAKRFDAQLAIVDKRRERPGESEVMNIIGAVAGKDCLLIDDIVDSGGTLCNAADALLANGATSVTAYITHGVLSGGAVARIAGSKLQELVITDSIQPSQAVLDAPNIRVISIADLMGEAISRTATEESVSSLFD